In one window of Nostoc sp. UHCC 0870 DNA:
- a CDS encoding peptide ABC transporter substrate-binding protein, translated as MDQQTLKAAREWLIECIGHFEDIQCLDDIETLSDDEIERGIIRNYGSLNNFKTEAESWLQKQYKN; from the coding sequence ATGGATCAACAAACCTTAAAAGCAGCTAGGGAATGGCTCATAGAGTGCATAGGGCATTTTGAAGATATCCAGTGTCTTGATGATATCGAAACTTTATCCGATGACGAAATAGAGCGAGGAATTATCAGAAACTATGGCAGCTTAAATAATTTCAAAACGGAGGCAGAATCATGGCTACAAAAACAATACAAGAATTAG